The following coding sequences lie in one Arachis ipaensis cultivar K30076 chromosome B03, Araip1.1, whole genome shotgun sequence genomic window:
- the LOC107633219 gene encoding leucine-rich repeat extensin-like protein 3 — protein sequence MPPPPDHPPPPEPPLPDEPIPIQLIHEAPPAPFILDEWGVPVLPPELDPLPEPIEPPVFDEQQGHEYDQIMEAPPPSPDCILFGSYPFMVPVASSGSSAITPAEEEDEEEEDPEEDPNFIVISSDSDDDEPGEAPAGEHHHSPGDFPIRMPPRRRSDREGSTVNNPPRNDDNLFAVIHAMAEAVRETVTATTRAVNRLGERNGECNNDRNGENGGNGDGDNMNHDRPMTLAAFLKVNPPKFKRTTVATEADNWF from the exons ATGCCACCTCCACCTGACCATCCTCCTCCACCTGAGCCTCCCCTACCTGATGAGCCTATACCTATCCAGCTTATCCATGAGGCACCTCCTGCACCTTTTATCCTTGATGAGTGGGGTGTTCCTGTGTTGCCACCCGAGCTTGATCCTTTACCTGAGCCGATCGAGCCTCCTGTCTTTGATGAGCAGCAGGGACATGAGTATGATCAGATCATGGAGGCGCCACCTCCTTCTCCAGACTGTATTTTGTTTGGTAGCTATCCTTTTATGGTTCCTGTGGCCAGCAGTGGTTCCTCTGCTATCACTCCAGCAGAAGAAGaggacgaggaagaagaagatccagAGGAAGATCCTAACTTCATAGTTATCTCCTCTGACAGCGATGACGATGAGCCAGGCGAGGCGCCAGCAGGCGAGCACCACCATTCGCCCGGTGATTTTCC AATCAGGATGCCTCCACGGAGACGTAGCGATCGGGAAGGGTCTACTGTTAACAATCCGCCACGAAACGATGATAATCTGTTTGCTGTGATTCACGCTATGGCTGAGGCTGTGCGTGAAACGGTGACTGCTACTACCCGAGCAGTTAACCGTCTGGGGGAACGTAATGGAGAGTGTAACAATGACCGTAATGGTGAGAATGGTGGGAACGGTGATGGAGATAACATGAATCATGATAGGCCTATGACATTAGCTGCTTTCTTGAAAGTTAATCCACCGAAGTTCAAGCGTACGACTGTAGCAACTGAAGCTGATAATTGGTTCTGA